TCTTTGCCCGTTCCGCTTTCACCAAGCAACAACGTCGTAATATCTGAAGGTGCAACCTTCTCAACTGTACGACAAAGCTTCAGCATCACATCACTGGCAGCAACAACACCGCGCAGCGGAGTGCCAATCTGCCCCCCTGACAGCTTCCTGTTTTCTGACTCCAGCTGACAAACCTGATAGACCCTGTCCACCATCAGCGCGAGAATCTCAGGCTCAACCGGCTTTTGATAAAAATCATAAGCGCCCATTCCGATCGCTTTTACCGCATTAGCCCGGTCATTATCACCCGTGACAATGATAACTTTTGTTTCCGGCGCCATGGACAAAATCTGCTCAAGCGTTGCCAATCCCTCAGTAACTCCCCCAGGGTCGGGAGGCAAACCCAAATCGAGCAACACAACCTTTGGCTGGTATCGTCTCAGCTGGGTAATCGCTGACTCCCTGTCACCACAAATAACAACTTCGTAGCCATCGAAACACCAACGCAACTGACTCTGTAAACCTTCATCGTCCTCTACAATCAATAGAGACTTTTTGGAATCCTTCAATTTTATCTCCCGCAACGCTGCCATTAACGGTAACGCAGTTAAAAACCCTGAGTCTCCGCACTCGAATAATTGTACGGCAAAATGATACGAAACAGTGAGCCAACACCGGGCTGACTCGTGACCGAAATATCCCCGCCTAACGAACGAACGTATTCGCGACTCTCAAAAGCTCCGACGCCCATTCCGGTCAAGCCCTTCGTTGAATCAAAGGGTTTGAACAATCGTTCCCTGATGAAGTCTTCATCCATCCCCACACCCGTGTCTTCTACCCGAACACAAACGCCTCCGTCTTCTCGCACTACCGAAACAGAAACCTCACCGCCTCTGGGAGTAGCTTCCTGAGCATTTTGAATGATATGACCAAACACTGTAGCCAATTGCTCTCTATCAGCGTTAACCAGGATATCTTCCGGGGGCTGCTCCAGTCGAGGTTGCGGATGTTTGACACTCAACCGCTCTGTTACCTGCAGCAATACCTCACCCAAACTGATCACTTCTGAAGCACCGCCACGCTCACCGCTGCGCATCTGCTTCATCAGGTTAGTCATTCGCGCGACTGAATGACTGATCGTAGAAATGACATCATCAACAAACTCTGGCTTATGTTTGTGCTTTTCAGCGTTGGAAACAATAAGTGATTGCTGGGCGAGAATATTCTTCAGATCGTGAACAATGTAGGCTGACAATCTGTTAAATGCCTCGAACTGTTGCGACTGAACCAGAGCGCGGTCAGACTGATATTGGGCGAGATAGCTAGCGGCCTGACGGCCTGCTACCTTCAGCAAATCCCGGTCCTCCCAGTTCAGGCCTTTTTGAAATTCGGTATGTTTTAAAACAACAAAACCAAGACATTTCCCTCGGTACATCAGCGGCACTATCAGCCAGACATTGGGCATACCTGTCAGCCACTCAGGAAGCACCAAATCACCATATTTTTGCGGCTGCTGGAAGTACTCATCTATATCAACAATCCATTGCGTTTCTTCGATAAATGCCACCAGTCCATTCAGAGAACTACTGCTCATCAACTCCGGGGCAGGGATATGCCAACGATCAAGCAGCACATACTTCCCATCTTCGGATCGTTCCCACAACATACCACCAGGGCTGTTGGTTAACACTGCAATTGCCCGGATAATCCGCTCCGGAACGCTGTCACCACTCTCGGCAAGATGCTGCGTAAATTTCTGCCACTCCTCCCGATAATCATACTTATAGGAGAAAAAGTGCTTACTGAGTAGAACACGAAGTTTCGCCCTGATTTTGTCAGAGAACAACAACCCTAAAAGCAGCACACCAGCACCCACCAGGAAAACGATCTGCAACACACCGCCCCAGGTAGCGCCGTAATAGCGAATCAGATACCCAACAGCCGCCATAGACAGCAGGTAAATACCAGCACCCATGATTGTAGCGGTATGAAAAACCACCTTTCTGGAAACATGAATATCTATTTCATATTTAGGATTGCGGGCAACGGAAACAGCAATAAGTGGCACCGCCATGCTGTTCACAAATCCACGCGCTTCCCACAATCGCAAACTGATTTTTTTAAACAACAGCGCATCGGCGTACATAAAAAAATCGTAGGCAAAAATAACACCCACACCCAGACAGAGAAATTTGGCTGCCCAACGCTGGTTTTCGTTGGAGTTACGAAACACTTGTTCAATCAGAGCCATTCCAACGATAGCAATTGCCACCCAGATCACCAGCACCAGCTCCCGAACCAGTGTCGCCTCAAATTTCGGTTGCAGGGAGGGGAAGGTGGACAAAAGGGCAACGCCCAGCAATAGCAGGGCCAGAGCAAATGCCGACTTGAACAGGCGGGAATTTCGCACTGAATGACCTGATTTACGCTCTACCGCAGCCAGCAAAAAAAGGCACCAGGTTAATGTGCGAGCCAGTTCGGACAGTTGCATCACCTGAAAGGAAATCTGTACACCATACTCACCAGCAGCAATAATGCCTGCCCACACTGCAGAAAAGAAGCTGGCAACAATAAGCGCCACCCCCAACGACTTACCCCTCCAGGAAAACAGCAGCAGCAACATCAGCACAAGGTAACCGACAAATGCAAACGCATAGCTGGTAGAACCAATATCCACTGCGCCCACCGCAATACTCCTTATAATGAAATAACGACAGGCGCATTTATCGCAAAAACAGCGGCGCCTGTCACCCGCCAAGACCACCAAAGCACCTTAACAGCCCCTTTTTCGCACTGAACGGCAGGATTTAACGACAAACCCGGCACCTATCACCCCCACTTCCACTTTATTCGGGCTATCATGACGCGCTAGAATTAGCCCTCGGGCTCACAAACAAACCAGCCAAAAAAAGGAACCTCCGTTGTCCGCCTACCTAGAGCTTAAAGAGCAGCTTAACCAGCAGCAACACACCTGGCTGATTACAGGCGTCGCCGGGTTCATCGGCTCAAACCTGCTTGAGGAACTGCTGAATCTCGGTCAGACAGTTATCGGGCTCGACAACTTTGCAACAGGCCACCAGAAAAATCTGGAAGCCGTAAAAATGGCAACAGGGGACAACTGGCAAAACTTCACCTTTTACGAAGGCGATATCCGCAATCAGGAAGATTGTCAAAAAGCCTGTCGGGGCGCGGATTTCGTGCTCCATCAGGCTGCACTGGGTAGTGTCCCTCGTTCAATTGCAGACCCCATTCTAACCAACAGCGCGAACATTACCGGCTTCCTCAATATGCTGGTTGCGGCGCGAGACGCCAAAGTAAGACGTTTTGTTTACGCGGCATCTTCTTCCACCTATGGCGACCACCACGCCCTCCCTAAGGTTGAAGACACGATAGGTAAACCGCTATCCCCTTATGCCGTCACCAAATATGTCAACGAACTTTACGCCGATGTGTTTGCCAAAACCTACGGCATTGAACCCATTGGGCTGCGCTACTTTAACGTCTTTGGCCAGCGCCAAGACCCGAATGGAGCCTATGCCGCGGTCATACCCCGCTGGTTTGGCAATCTGCTTGCAGGAAAAGGCTGCCAGATCAATGGCGACGGCGAAACGTCCAGAGACTTTTGTTTTATCAGCAACACTGTTCAAGCCAATCTTCTGGCTGCCACGACCACAAACCCCGACGCGATTAACCAGGTATTCAATGTTGCTTTTGGTGAAAGAACATCACTCAACGAACTGTTTGAATCGATACGGGATCTGGTAACTGAAAAACACCCCGAACTGGCGACAGCAAAACCGCAATATGAAGATTTCAGACCTGGTGATGTGCGTCACTCCCTTGCCGACATTTCAAAAGCAAAAATGCTTCTTGGCTACCAGCCCTCGCACAGCGCACAACAGGGCCTCTCGGAAACAGCAAACTGGTTTATGGAGCACATGGATACACACTCCTCACCGGGCGCCAGCTAAAGCAACTTTTGCATCACTTAAACCATAAAAAGGAATCCATTCACCGTGAAAAAAACAGCTGTTGTCGGCCTTGGTTATGTAGGTCTGCCTCTGGCAGTTGCCTTCGGCAAAAAAACTCCCACTATCGGCTTTGACCTGGATGAAAAGAAACTCTCGCATTACCGCGCAGGACGCGACCCCAGTGGAGAGGTAGAACCAGGCGATCTGAAAGCAGCAACCGGACTCGAATTCACCAGCGAAGGCAGCAGGCTTGCAGAAGCCGATGTCATTATCGTTGCGGTACCTACACCTATTGATCACGCCAACAGGCCAGACCTGAGAGCCATTTTGGGAGCATCGCGCACTATTGCCGCAAATATGAGCCCAGGCACAACCGTAATTTATGAATCAACCGTTTACCCTGGGTGCACAGAAGAAGACTGTATTCCTGTTCTTGAAAAGGTTTCGGGGCTACCTTGGCTGGGACGCCCCGAAAACAATGGCGAAACTGAAGGTTTCTACGTGGGCTACTCACCGGAACGTATTAATCCCGGCGACAAAGTACACAGACTCGAAACGATCACCAAAGTGGTTTCCGGCGACACCCCGGCAACGCTCGACAAGGTAGCCGCTACCTACGAACTGGTTGTCGACGCAGGCGTTTATCGGGCCGCCAGCATCAAAGTGGCAGAGGCCGCCAAGGTGATCGAAAACACCCAACGCGACCTGAACATTGCATTAATGAACGAACTGGCTCTGATTTTCCACCGCATCGGCATTGATACCGTAGACGTACTGGAAGCCGCTGGCACCAAGTGGAACTTCCTTCCCTTTCGCCCCGGACTCGTTGGCGGACACTGTATCGGTGTTGACCCCTATTACCTGACCTACAAGGCGGAAGCCGAAGGGCACCACCCCCAGGTTATTCTGGCCGGACGAAAAACCAATGATGGTGTCGGCAAATATATTGCCGAGCAAACCATTAAACAGATCGTCAAAAAAGGGCACGCAGTCAAAGGAGCCAATATCGTCATACTTGGCCTCACGTTCAAAGAAGATTGCCCTGACCTGAGAAATTCGAAAGTGATCGACATTATTACCGAGTTAAAAGAATATCAGTGCAATCTCATGGTGCACGACCCGCTTGCCGACAACGAAGAAGCGGTAGAGGAATATGGCGTTGAGTTAACACCCTGGAGTGAACTGAAAGGAGCTAGCGCCGTGATACTTGCCGTAGCCCATCAGCAGTATAAAAAGCTCTCAGCAAGTGATTTCGAAGCCATTACAGCACCTGATTCAACACTGATTGATGTTAAATCAATGCTGGACCGTACCCAGTTTAATAATGACAATATAAACATCTGGCGTCTCTAGGGCACCGCTGAATAATAGGGTGACATCCCGGTAATAGCGCGGCCAACAGTCAAAACAAGAACAGCTTATTATGGCCGCGCAATGCTTTAAGGTTCGCCATTTTTACCAGAAAAGCGTGCCAGCTTCCGCTTCACCTTTCGGCCGAGTATATGCTTTGCAGCGAAGTATCGCCCTCTCCAGGTGGATGAATTAAACGCCATAAAACCCACATAAAACCGGGAATCCTTCGTCCACTTCTTTTTATACTCATCATTCCCATAACCATAATCGAGCAGCCCGACGCCATCCTGGTCCAGCAAATGCTGAATCATAAAACCTGTCAGCACGACTCCGGGAGCCTCTTTTTTGTACTTTTCGTCATACCCCAACCGCAAACAACTGGCCACACCACCCGATACCACCCAGTATTGGGCCGCAACAGGTCTGTCATCCAGATACAAGACACCCAGCCGCATACAGCCGCGCTCAGCGGTCAACTTGATTAAATCCAGAATGCCTTTCGACACCATCGAACCCGGCTCTTTCCAGCTGACCACCGAAGACAGGATATAACCATCAAGAAGCTTCTGGAATTTCTCCGCATCCTTATCATCCGTGCACAACTCAAACTTTACCCGCCCCTCTTTTTCGAGATTTCTCTCTCTGCGCCGCACATTATAACGGTGGTTTGAACTGCGGCTCTGGAAGTAACCTTCATAATCCAGATCAGTAGTGACTTCATACTGATTGTAAGAGTTGTCATAGACCTGAACGTAATAACCTGCATTTCTGAGGGACTGATGCACCAGAGAAGCCAGCTCCGAGCCACGCTCTGCTGGCCACAGTCGAATCACATCCGCTGCGGGCAAACCAAGCTGGTCACATCCCTCCCGCAGCTCTTTCATCAATGCAGAAAGTAAAATCGGATATTCGCTGGCAGGCACGCAGGGGGAGAATAAAAAATTGATAAGAGAGTAATTCTCCATATGACCAATGCTGGTCAACGTTCGTGCGCCAAAAACAGCACCATCAGAACGCGTCATGCGTAATGGCGCAAGGAAAAGGGGCTTGCCATCAGACTCTTGCTCCACACCGATCAGGCACATTTCGCTCTCATCGGAATAGTATTTTTCCATCAAAAATTCCAGCCAGGGGCGATCATAAAAGAAACCTTTTTCAGCAGAGAGAGTCAGCAGATCACTATAGCTTTCCGGCAACTCCTGATAATTTTTATAACGCCTGTATCGGTTATTCAAACCGGGTTCCCCTCATCACCTGTTTCTCCAAATTCTCCTTGCTGGTTACCTACATCAAAAAAACCCACCCAAGCTTTTCTGGCCAGGTGAGGAATCAGCAAATATAAAGGCATCCTCAGATAGTGCGAACGCACATAAAGCAGAAACTCCGACACTCCGGCACACCTGCGCTTACAGCTGGAATGATTTGGCACAAATGCCTGTCTGAACATAAAATCCACCAGCGGGAACAACACTTTTCCCGGACGCCATTGAATTATTTTGCGGTTGATCTCATCAGGGATCGGCGTTTTAAAAAAGAATGCTGTGTATCTGACACCGTAAAAGAGCGGGGTCATCAAGCCCAACTCTTCAGCCCTTGTTATCAGCTTTTCCCAAAACGCATCACTCTCCGCCCAAAAGCGGAGCAACCTGTCAAGATCCCACAAATCACGAAGCCCATGCTGAAATTCTCCTTCATGAAACAGGTGCGCAGCACTATGAAGAACCATATCTGCGGGCGACAGGGAAAACAGTCCATCACTCACCTCTATCGCATCGGCAAACAATTTATCCGGCTGCAATTTTACCCTTGACGTTGGCGGCAGGATCGTATGATGCACATCCAGAGTGGACTCTCTCTCCTCATGACCTAACGGCGGAATTTCGTGCATCCATTTTCGATAATAACGCTCATCGTAAGCAGAATGTCTGCCAGGCAACCAACCGTAATCATTTAACACCGACTCCACACGAGCGATATTCTTTTCGGGTACCAGTAAATCGATATCGGACATTAGCCGCCCCTCGGCGGCAGGCAATCCTGAGGCTATATAAGCCGCACCTTTCAATAACAGTAATCGCTCAGAGGCGTCGCCGTACGCTTTTCGCAACCAGCGCAGCTCATAACCAACGGACTGTTTTTGCTTCAAGTGAACCAGCCAGGTTGAATACAGCTGCGCACGGGGCCGCTCAGGCACTTTGTGTAAAAGTTCACAACGCATGATTCTGTGATACAAGGATGCGACCAGACCCGTAACCCTGGCTTGAGGAATCAGCACATCCCAATCACTGAGTGTAAGCTCGACAACACTGTCCGGATTCAGCAACACATCCACCAACAAACAGTCACCCACTAATACAACTCCTTTTCCAATTGATTGATCACATCAATCGCCTGATCAAGGTGGGCATAATTGAGGCTATAACAATCAACGGCATCCAGGCACATAGACATGGTATTGAAACCATCTACACCAAGCAGGCTGTAATTAAACGAATGTAATGCGGCAAACATGAAACAATCCGCTTTGCCCCTGGGCAACAACTCCAGATCACTGTTCGCTGAATACTCGGGAAATACCATCAACCGCGCAGGAACCGGTGTTGTATCGTGGCTGCCAGCAGCCATATCCGCTTTCATATGCGATACCGTGCCTTTATGTGTCTCCTCAGCAACAGCACCAAATACCGATTCTGGATAACGAGATTTGATAATATCAATGGACTGATTCTTTAAACCTACAGGCCGACAAACGGGCACAATTTCCGAAGAGCCCTGCTTTATTAACGTGTGCTCGTCTGACAACACCCGCCAGCCCGATAGCGCCAATGCAGCACAGAGCGTGCTTTTACCAGCACCAGGCAATCCCGGAAGAATTAACGCTTTATTGTTTTTTTCAACGACGGCAGCATGCAGTTTCAGATGTTCGTTGGCAAAACGGGCAACACACCAATTCATTCCCCACTCAAGGAACGCAAAGGCATGCGCATTTTTTATACGGTTAAATGGCTGGCCATTATCAATATAAAAATCGACTCTTCGCCTTAAGTACTGCAAAAAATTTGCCGGCCTCACCCCCACATGAAAATCGGCAAAGCCGTTTATATCAGCCAACGGATAATCGCCATAGAGTGTTTGCAAACTTTCAACAATCAAGTCGAGGCTGCTTTGAATAGCGTAGGTATAAGGCCCGACTTTTATACGAAGCTCTCCCCGCTTGAGAAGCAGGCGCAGCTGCTCCAAGGATAGATCTGAAACGACTGCCACTCAGAAGACCTCTACCAAATCCAGAGACGCCAACTCAAGCAACAATTGCTCCAGAAACTGCTCCTGTTCATCAGTCGAAAGATCGGCCAGAGCAGGCTCGCACTGCTGCTGCAACTCACTCTCGGATAATGATTTCAAAGACAGCTGCTGCAGAATATGTGCGGCAAACTCATCAAGTAAATGCGTATCACCACTAGCGGGATCAAAGTAAACAGACCGTCCCTCCCCCCTGTCGTACCATAGCCCTTTTGAGCAAGCTCTCCATTTCACCTTGCGGCTATCCTCTTAAACATTTCATCTGGCATTATTCCACAGCCAACAAATCTGCACCATGCAAGAGAATATCAGGCAACCCGGGGCCGTGGACTGCAATAATAACCGCGCAGATAGCAAAAAGGTGGCCGTCAGCCACCTTTTATCACTCGCCGATTCGGAGATAAACCAACTACCACCAATTATCTTTCCGGGTAGGAATCTTTACGCAATACTGCTTATCCTCACCATATCCTTTAGTAAACTGCTTATATTTCCCTGAACGCCAGTATTCACCAAATTTGTCCACCTCTTTCTTGTGGTGGGCAACAGATGATGGATCACCATTACGCCACGACTCATAGACAGTTGCCGACAGACACAGTTTGTCGAAGCTCTCTTTTTTGGCTGACTTCTTCCAGCCCCAGTTTTGACCATACGACTGAGACCCCCATGCGGCCCGGTTGCCCAGAGTCAGCAAAACTGCGCTACCAACAGCCGCAGAGCGAATAAACCGCCGACGAGACTTACGACTTTCCGCTACCGGCGACAAGCGAGTATCATCACTTGAGCGATTATCATTATTTTCCATAACATATCCTTAAGAATCCATTATTGACCCATCTTATCGCCTTACAAAAGGCAGCAACGGTCAACCTGAACACGGCAAATATACTTAGCGCCAACTGAAAGCAAATTTCGTACCAATACAAAAATATCTTTATATTATAAAGTGTTAAACAGCAAAAAACTGTTAGCCTCATCCCAAAAACCCGGCCTCACTACATTTTGTAAAAAAACCTGACTCAAGCCAAAAAAAATCGATCGAAGATGTCAGTTTTTTTTACAGATCAAACGGGCAAGCAGGTAGAGCACCGAAAACTCGGGCAGAAGAAAAAATCTAACTCACTGATTTTTATATCTAAAAAAAATGTGGCTTACATTTTGCGTCCGATTTATATTGTTATCCTTAAAAATCGCACTTTGTAGTATTATGCGCGACATATAAACCTCAGGTTACAGACATGACAGAAGAAACAAAACGCACTCTTTCTTCAACCTCTTGCGATCAAACAGAAAACGCATCAGGCGCTGATCGCAGATCATTCCTGATCAAGGCCGGTATTGCCGCTCCCCTGGCGATACTCGCCACCAGCAGACCCGCATGGGGCGACCTGACAAATCAGGATTTTCGCTGCGGTATCTCCGGACTGGTATCGGGCAATGTTTCCATCGCTCCGGGTCAGGACTTGTGCAACGGCGGATTTAGCCCGGGATACTGGGGCAACAAAAACGGCTTCCCCCGCTGGGCCAGCCTCCATGACACGCCCTTCTGCGGCGCCGGCGGCATTTTCATACACTGCTCGTGCAGCGGCGATAAAGTCGCCAGCTATGCAGGTGTAACCATGGGAGAAATCATTACTAATAACACCTATTCGGGAAGCTTTGGTTTTCATGCAGTTGCCACCTATCTGAACTCCCTGTACGTCGTCAACTACGCGATATCTACTGCAGATGTTCTGAACACGGTTAATACGGTAATGGGAACAGGTTCGGTGACAATTAGTGGCGTATCTTTTGATTGTAAAGGTGTGAAAGATCTTTTTGATTCAACCTACTAAACGATCAAAGCCAGGCAAATCTGAACGTGAAGTAAGGTGAACGTCCACTCAGATACTCTGAGCGCACTAAACAGCCGGTATTGCTGGTCAACGCCAACCGATTTCGTTTGCACCTGTATCGATAACGAATACCTGCTGTTTAACCGCTCATCCAGCGATACGCTCTTGCTGGATGCGGTCTCGTTCAGCATTCTGACTTCGCTGGCCGGATCAACTTTTCAGCACACTCCTGAATCCTCACCGGAACCTCTTGATTTAAACGACCTAAACCTTGAAGATCTTACAGATCATATTGAGCATTTGAAGGATCTAGGGTTATTACAAACAAAAGCCATACAGTCTCCGATTTAACTCTGGAAGAAGTTCGCAAACGACTGAAGAGTCAAGATGGTTTAGCCCTCCGTACCGGCCCCTTCTCAGTTAACATTCGATCGAAAATTCCGTCAGTCGCCGACAATCTGTTCACTATGTACCAGGCGTCACACCTGCCGGATGAAAACAGCTTTATTGACTTCCACGTTGCGCTGAAAACACCGAACCTGACAAGAAAACTGATAAAACCACAGGTACAGTTCTATTTTGATGGCATCCCCCCTTTCAAGCCTCTCCCCTACGTGCAAGCATACCCCATGCTCGAATGGGGATTAAACCTGTGTATCTCCTCCAACGCGCACCAATTCCTTATCATTCATGCCGCTGTCGTTGAAAAAAACGACACAGCACTCATCCTTCCAGGACCTTCTGGTAGCGGAAAAAGCACACTTTGCGCAACACTCATCAATTCCGGCTGGCGCCTTTTATCTGATGAACTCACGCTTATTTCAAGAACATCCGGTCTTGTTCAGCCTCTGGTGAGGCCAGTAAGCCTGAAGAATCAGTCTATCAATATCATACAAGAGCGCTTCCCTGAAGCTCTGTTAACCCCTGTCACAAAAGATACCGCCAAAGGCACTATTGCCCACATGCGACCACTCGCCGGAAGCGTGCAGCGCTCAGATACTCCAGCAAAGGCCCGGCTTATTATCTTCCCTCAATATATAGCCAACAGCCCAACCGACGTTTCTGAATTATCCAGAGCCATGACGTTTATGAGGCTCATTGACAACTCCTTCAATTACAGCCTGCTTGGAGAAGAAGGATTTCGACTGATGTCCAGCGCACTCTCTCCGTGCAGGTGCTTTGAGTTCAGATACAGCAATCTGGATGACGCGCTAAACGTCATCG
This genomic stretch from Pseudomonadales bacterium harbors:
- a CDS encoding nucleotide sugar dehydrogenase codes for the protein MKKTAVVGLGYVGLPLAVAFGKKTPTIGFDLDEKKLSHYRAGRDPSGEVEPGDLKAATGLEFTSEGSRLAEADVIIVAVPTPIDHANRPDLRAILGASRTIAANMSPGTTVIYESTVYPGCTEEDCIPVLEKVSGLPWLGRPENNGETEGFYVGYSPERINPGDKVHRLETITKVVSGDTPATLDKVAATYELVVDAGVYRAASIKVAEAAKVIENTQRDLNIALMNELALIFHRIGIDTVDVLEAAGTKWNFLPFRPGLVGGHCIGVDPYYLTYKAEAEGHHPQVILAGRKTNDGVGKYIAEQTIKQIVKKGHAVKGANIVILGLTFKEDCPDLRNSKVIDIITELKEYQCNLMVHDPLADNEEAVEEYGVELTPWSELKGASAVILAVAHQQYKKLSASDFEAITAPDSTLIDVKSMLDRTQFNNDNINIWRL
- a CDS encoding GNAT family N-acetyltransferase; this encodes MNNRYRRYKNYQELPESYSDLLTLSAEKGFFYDRPWLEFLMEKYYSDESEMCLIGVEQESDGKPLFLAPLRMTRSDGAVFGARTLTSIGHMENYSLINFLFSPCVPASEYPILLSALMKELREGCDQLGLPAADVIRLWPAERGSELASLVHQSLRNAGYYVQVYDNSYNQYEVTTDLDYEGYFQSRSSNHRYNVRRRERNLEKEGRVKFELCTDDKDAEKFQKLLDGYILSSVVSWKEPGSMVSKGILDLIKLTAERGCMRLGVLYLDDRPVAAQYWVVSGGVASCLRLGYDEKYKKEAPGVVLTGFMIQHLLDQDGVGLLDYGYGNDEYKKKWTKDSRFYVGFMAFNSSTWRGRYFAAKHILGRKVKRKLARFSGKNGEP
- a CDS encoding nucleotidyltransferase family protein, producing the protein MGDCLLVDVLLNPDSVVELTLSDWDVLIPQARVTGLVASLYHRIMRCELLHKVPERPRAQLYSTWLVHLKQKQSVGYELRWLRKAYGDASERLLLLKGAAYIASGLPAAEGRLMSDIDLLVPEKNIARVESVLNDYGWLPGRHSAYDERYYRKWMHEIPPLGHEERESTLDVHHTILPPTSRVKLQPDKLFADAIEVSDGLFSLSPADMVLHSAAHLFHEGEFQHGLRDLWDLDRLLRFWAESDAFWEKLITRAEELGLMTPLFYGVRYTAFFFKTPIPDEINRKIIQWRPGKVLFPLVDFMFRQAFVPNHSSCKRRCAGVSEFLLYVRSHYLRMPLYLLIPHLARKAWVGFFDVGNQQGEFGETGDEGNPV
- the prsK gene encoding PEP-CTERM system histidine kinase PrsK, which codes for MGAVDIGSTSYAFAFVGYLVLMLLLLFSWRGKSLGVALIVASFFSAVWAGIIAAGEYGVQISFQVMQLSELARTLTWCLFLLAAVERKSGHSVRNSRLFKSAFALALLLLGVALLSTFPSLQPKFEATLVRELVLVIWVAIAIVGMALIEQVFRNSNENQRWAAKFLCLGVGVIFAYDFFMYADALLFKKISLRLWEARGFVNSMAVPLIAVSVARNPKYEIDIHVSRKVVFHTATIMGAGIYLLSMAAVGYLIRYYGATWGGVLQIVFLVGAGVLLLGLLFSDKIRAKLRVLLSKHFFSYKYDYREEWQKFTQHLAESGDSVPERIIRAIAVLTNSPGGMLWERSEDGKYVLLDRWHIPAPELMSSSSLNGLVAFIEETQWIVDIDEYFQQPQKYGDLVLPEWLTGMPNVWLIVPLMYRGKCLGFVVLKHTEFQKGLNWEDRDLLKVAGRQAASYLAQYQSDRALVQSQQFEAFNRLSAYIVHDLKNILAQQSLIVSNAEKHKHKPEFVDDVISTISHSVARMTNLMKQMRSGERGGASEVISLGEVLLQVTERLSVKHPQPRLEQPPEDILVNADREQLATVFGHIIQNAQEATPRGGEVSVSVVREDGGVCVRVEDTGVGMDEDFIRERLFKPFDSTKGLTGMGVGAFESREYVRSLGGDISVTSQPGVGSLFRIILPYNYSSAETQGF
- a CDS encoding HPr-rel-A system PqqD family peptide chaperone, giving the protein MKWRACSKGLWYDRGEGRSVYFDPASGDTHLLDEFAAHILQQLSLKSLSESELQQQCEPALADLSTDEQEQFLEQLLLELASLDLVEVF
- the tviC gene encoding Vi polysaccharide biosynthesis UDP-N-acetylglucosaminuronic acid C-4 epimerase TviC, with the translated sequence MSAYLELKEQLNQQQHTWLITGVAGFIGSNLLEELLNLGQTVIGLDNFATGHQKNLEAVKMATGDNWQNFTFYEGDIRNQEDCQKACRGADFVLHQAALGSVPRSIADPILTNSANITGFLNMLVAARDAKVRRFVYAASSSTYGDHHALPKVEDTIGKPLSPYAVTKYVNELYADVFAKTYGIEPIGLRYFNVFGQRQDPNGAYAAVIPRWFGNLLAGKGCQINGDGETSRDFCFISNTVQANLLAATTTNPDAINQVFNVAFGERTSLNELFESIRDLVTEKHPELATAKPQYEDFRPGDVRHSLADISKAKMLLGYQPSHSAQQGLSETANWFMEHMDTHSSPGAS
- a CDS encoding HprK-related kinase A, with protein sequence MTNKSHTVSDLTLEEVRKRLKSQDGLALRTGPFSVNIRSKIPSVADNLFTMYQASHLPDENSFIDFHVALKTPNLTRKLIKPQVQFYFDGIPPFKPLPYVQAYPMLEWGLNLCISSNAHQFLIIHAAVVEKNDTALILPGPSGSGKSTLCATLINSGWRLLSDELTLISRTSGLVQPLVRPVSLKNQSINIIQERFPEALLTPVTKDTAKGTIAHMRPLAGSVQRSDTPAKARLIIFPQYIANSPTDVSELSRAMTFMRLIDNSFNYSLLGEEGFRLMSSALSPCRCFEFRYSNLDDALNVIDNLAGQYGNG
- a CDS encoding HprK-related kinase A — translated: MAVVSDLSLEQLRLLLKRGELRIKVGPYTYAIQSSLDLIVESLQTLYGDYPLADINGFADFHVGVRPANFLQYLRRRVDFYIDNGQPFNRIKNAHAFAFLEWGMNWCVARFANEHLKLHAAVVEKNNKALILPGLPGAGKSTLCAALALSGWRVLSDEHTLIKQGSSEIVPVCRPVGLKNQSIDIIKSRYPESVFGAVAEETHKGTVSHMKADMAAGSHDTTPVPARLMVFPEYSANSDLELLPRGKADCFMFAALHSFNYSLLGVDGFNTMSMCLDAVDCYSLNYAHLDQAIDVINQLEKELY